The genome window TGCTCAATCACCAGTCAGCTTCTTCGATCTTTTTAAAGCAATACCCCTCGGGATGATCGCTTCATCGAGCATTATCTTTATTACCTTTATATCAGGAGCCCTTTTCAATGTTCTCGAATCTACAGGCGCTCTTGAAAACGGTGTTGGTGTTACGGTTAAAAAACTTGGAGCAGAGAGCTACAAGAAACTTATCTGGATTGTTACTCTTATTTTCGGCTTTTTGGGTGCAACAGTAGGTTTTGAAAATAATATCGCTCTTGTTCCTATCGCTGTTTTCGTAGCTATTGCTCTTGGCGGTGACTTGATGGTCGGCGCTGGTATGGCTGTTGCTGGAATAGGCATGGGGTTTGCTACATCCCCAATCAACCCTTATACAATTGGTACATCAGACATGATCGCCCAGCTTCCCATGTTCTCTGGCGCCGGTTTGCGATCTCTTTTCTGTTTTACAGCTGTAGCTATTACTGCTCATCACACTTGCCGCTACATGGCTCGTATTCTCGACGATCCAAGTCAAAGCCTTGTCGCCGATATTAGTACTGAAGGCCTTCGACTTACTCATCCTATTGAAGAGTATCACTTGAAAAAGTCGGATAAATTAGTGCTTACAAGCTTCCTTATCGGCCTTGGCATTATACTCTACGGCGTTTTTAAATGGAAATGGTACATCAATGAAATGTCAGCTATCTTTATAATGATTGCCATAGCAGCTGGTCTTTTCGCAAAAATGTCTCCTAGCGATATTATTAATAAGATGATTCAGGGAGCAGGGAATATAGCAGGAGGAGCGCTCGTCATAGGTGTAGCGCGAGGAATTCAGGTGCTTCTTGATATGGGACACGTCAGTGACACGATCGTTAATGCACTTGCTTCCCCATTACAGCATCTTCCTACAATTCTTTCAGCTATCCTCATGACACTTGTTCATAGCGTAATCAACTTCTTCATTCCTTCTGGAAGTGGTCAGGCTATGGCGACAATGCCTATTATGATTCCTCTCAGCGATCTCATTGGTATGACTCGTCAGACAGCTATTATGGCCTTCCAGGTTGGAGATGGAATTATGAATCTTATCTTCCCAACAGTCGGTGGTCTCCTTGCTATGCTTGCATTAGCTCGGGTTCCTTTTGATAGATGGTTCCGATTCTGCTTCCCTCTCATTATCAAAATCTTGTTGGCAAGCTGGATATTCTTGACCATTGCTGTTCTCATTAATTGGGGGCCAGCGTAAAGAAATGAAAGAAAAATTGATATATCGGGCCAAGGAAATAGAAAAAAATATTATTGAATGGCGTCGTCACCTTCACGCCTGGCCTGAACTTTCCTTCAAAGAGGAAGAGACAAGTAAGTATATTGCTTCTTTACTCACGTCTATGGGATATGAGCATATTCACATTGGCACTGCCGGTAGACCCACCGGAGTCGTAGCTGAACTTAACAGTGATCATTCCGGACTCTGTGTTGCACTGCGAGCTGACATAGACGCGTTGCCTATAACTGAAAAGACAGGGCTCTCCTTCGCTTCAAAAAACGAAGGCGTTATGCATGCCTGCGGTCATGATGCACATATAGCTATCCTTTTAGGAGCTGC of Aminobacterium sp. MB27-C1 contains these proteins:
- a CDS encoding YfcC family protein yields the protein MEISTKKKWYERIPHPYILLFFIVVLAGIMTYLVPAGEFERTKIAGRMAVVPGTFHYIAQSPVSFFDLFKAIPLGMIASSSIIFITFISGALFNVLESTGALENGVGVTVKKLGAESYKKLIWIVTLIFGFLGATVGFENNIALVPIAVFVAIALGGDLMVGAGMAVAGIGMGFATSPINPYTIGTSDMIAQLPMFSGAGLRSLFCFTAVAITAHHTCRYMARILDDPSQSLVADISTEGLRLTHPIEEYHLKKSDKLVLTSFLIGLGIILYGVFKWKWYINEMSAIFIMIAIAAGLFAKMSPSDIINKMIQGAGNIAGGALVIGVARGIQVLLDMGHVSDTIVNALASPLQHLPTILSAILMTLVHSVINFFIPSGSGQAMATMPIMIPLSDLIGMTRQTAIMAFQVGDGIMNLIFPTVGGLLAMLALARVPFDRWFRFCFPLIIKILLASWIFLTIAVLINWGPA